Proteins encoded together in one Mannheimia haemolytica window:
- a CDS encoding putative efflux pump membrane fusion protein encodes MKKLLLATLLVIAAGGAYLWHQIKGEQTELSGIASVNGRLELERLDIATLYAGRVEEMYVKEGQNIEKNQPLARLSSTQSQNQVNSAEAQISAAKAQVESAKAQKLRASEAVARANAEMAAQQQQVSVTKLELENAKKLRRENLVSASELDRRQASYKAALAAVETAKAAKAEAQAAVNQAQAGVSQAQAGVSQAEAMASQATSQNDDMLIRSPIAGRVEYRIVDVGNVVGMGAKVVSLLDTTDVYLNVFLPAYQSNSLKIGEEARIKIDGSDYVFPAQIGYVASDAQFTPKSVETMEERTKLMFKVKLQLSEEMAKQYAGFFKGGMTAMGYVKYDHSIDWPESLAVKLPEKE; translated from the coding sequence ATGAAGAAATTATTACTTGCCACCTTGTTGGTTATTGCTGCCGGCGGGGCTTATTTATGGCACCAAATTAAAGGGGAGCAGACAGAACTCTCCGGCATTGCTTCGGTAAATGGGCGGCTTGAGTTAGAGCGTTTGGATATTGCCACTTTATATGCCGGAAGAGTGGAAGAAATGTATGTGAAAGAGGGGCAAAATATTGAGAAAAATCAACCGCTTGCACGGCTTTCTTCTACCCAATCACAAAACCAAGTAAATTCTGCCGAAGCTCAGATCTCTGCAGCTAAAGCTCAAGTGGAAAGTGCGAAGGCTCAAAAATTACGGGCATCGGAAGCGGTCGCTCGGGCAAATGCCGAAATGGCAGCTCAACAGCAGCAAGTCTCCGTAACTAAGTTAGAATTGGAGAATGCGAAAAAATTACGCCGTGAGAATTTGGTTTCAGCCAGTGAGCTAGACCGCCGTCAAGCGAGTTATAAAGCGGCATTAGCAGCAGTTGAAACGGCAAAAGCTGCGAAAGCAGAGGCTCAAGCGGCGGTAAATCAAGCTCAAGCCGGGGTTTCTCAAGCACAAGCCGGCGTGAGTCAGGCAGAAGCAATGGCAAGCCAAGCCACTTCACAAAACGATGATATGCTGATCCGCTCACCCATTGCCGGTAGAGTGGAATATCGAATTGTTGATGTCGGCAATGTAGTGGGTATGGGGGCGAAAGTAGTGAGTCTATTAGATACTACTGATGTGTATTTGAATGTGTTTTTACCGGCATATCAGTCTAACAGCCTGAAAATAGGCGAAGAAGCTCGAATTAAAATAGACGGCAGCGATTATGTTTTTCCGGCTCAAATCGGCTATGTTGCAAGCGATGCTCAATTTACGCCAAAGTCGGTTGAGACAATGGAGGAACGCACTAAATTAATGTTTAAAGTGAAATTACAACTTTCGGAAGAAATGGCAAAACAGTATGCCGGTTTTTTCAAGGGAGGTATGACGGCAATGGGTTATGTAAAATATGACCATAGTATTGATTGGCCTGAATCCTTGGCTGTAAAACTGCCGGAGAAAGAGTAA
- the yhhJ gene encoding Inner membrane transport permease yhhJ: MYRWFKNVGFLAFKELKSLFSDKVLVLLIIYMFSFAIITIAKQGMTDVKNGSVGIINYDHSALSYRLKDALIPPYFKTVEDIEPQAVDRAMDIGQYTFIVEIPPNYQRDMVAGREPKVQLLVDATAMTQANIGAYYIGQIFNQEIERFLGTPQPLMPLNTAINVLYNPNYDTSWFMGAGQIVGNLTLLTLLLSGSAVIREKERGTIEHLLVMPVRSSEIAVSKILANGLVLVVVTLFSLKFIISGFLGAPFSNVQIGIFVLGVAIFLFSVASLGILLAVFAPSMPQFGLLCIPIYLVMYMLSGANSPLENMPQLAQQLTQFSPTTILGAYAQDVLFRNAGLELVWSHLLKMALLGAVFLTIALMQFKSMLSKQG, from the coding sequence ATGTACCGTTGGTTTAAAAATGTGGGGTTTCTCGCATTTAAAGAGCTGAAAAGCCTGTTTAGCGATAAAGTGTTGGTTTTACTGATTATTTATATGTTTTCCTTTGCGATCATTACCATTGCAAAGCAAGGTATGACCGATGTGAAAAACGGCTCGGTCGGTATTATTAACTACGATCACTCCGCACTGTCTTATCGTTTAAAAGATGCTTTGATTCCGCCTTATTTTAAAACAGTGGAAGATATTGAGCCACAAGCGGTGGATAGAGCAATGGATATTGGGCAATACACCTTTATTGTGGAAATTCCGCCGAATTATCAACGTGATATGGTTGCCGGCAGAGAGCCGAAAGTGCAATTGTTAGTTGATGCCACTGCGATGACCCAAGCTAATATCGGGGCTTATTATATCGGGCAGATTTTTAACCAAGAAATTGAACGTTTTCTCGGCACGCCACAGCCATTAATGCCTTTGAATACGGCAATCAATGTGCTGTATAACCCCAATTATGACACCTCTTGGTTTATGGGAGCGGGGCAGATTGTCGGGAATTTAACCTTGCTGACGTTACTGCTTTCAGGATCTGCGGTGATTCGGGAAAAAGAGCGTGGTACGATTGAGCATTTACTGGTAATGCCGGTTCGTTCCAGCGAAATTGCGGTGTCTAAAATTCTTGCTAACGGCTTGGTATTAGTGGTAGTCACCTTATTTTCGCTTAAGTTTATTATTTCCGGCTTTCTGGGAGCCCCATTTAGTAACGTACAAATCGGCATTTTTGTATTAGGCGTGGCGATTTTTCTGTTTTCGGTTGCATCACTAGGGATATTGTTGGCGGTATTTGCACCTTCTATGCCACAATTTGGGCTACTTTGCATTCCGATTTATTTAGTGATGTATATGCTTTCGGGGGCTAATTCGCCGCTTGAAAATATGCCGCAACTGGCACAGCAATTAACCCAATTTTCACCGACCACCATTCTCGGGGCTTATGCTCAAGATGTGCTATTCCGTAATGCCGGCTTAGAATTGGTTTGGTCACATTTGCTTAAAATGGCTCTGCTCGGAGCGGTGTTTTTAACGATTGCCTTAATGCAGTTTAAATCAATGC
- the ydgI gene encoding Putative arginine/ornithine antiporter, which produces MSNKKIGLISLTALVLSSMIGSGIFSLPQNMAEVAGAEAITIGWLITGVGIIFLGLSFFFISRLRPDLDGGIYTYAREGFGELMGFMSAWGYWLCATIGIVGYLTVAFEGLGVFTDNPNTVIFGQGNTLASFIGSSIIVWLVHALIAGGIKEAAFVNLIATFVKVAPLILFIGLGIWYFDVELFNSDVKATALNNSVGDQVKSTMLITLWVFTGVEGASVLSAHAKKRSDVGLATVLGIIIALALYVAITILSLGILPRETIANMANPSMGPLLDAMMGPTGKVIITACLIVSVLASYISWTMYSAEVPYRGSKNGAFPKILDKVNENGTPINSLWFTGFIVQFCLVLVFVFEQSYNTLLLISTSMILIPYFLIGAYLFKLATQTNAAWYIKLTGFIAALYGLWIVYAAGLEYLLLSVVLYVPGILLFLYSNYKFNGRLTLSTAEKVILIVLLVIFGYAVIELPALLAT; this is translated from the coding sequence ATGTCAAATAAAAAAATAGGATTAATTTCACTCACCGCCTTAGTGCTAAGCTCAATGATTGGCTCGGGGATTTTCAGCTTACCGCAAAATATGGCGGAAGTAGCCGGTGCGGAAGCCATTACTATCGGTTGGTTAATTACCGGTGTCGGCATTATCTTTTTGGGCTTATCATTTTTCTTTATTTCACGCCTTCGCCCTGATTTAGACGGCGGTATTTATACCTACGCACGAGAAGGCTTCGGCGAGCTGATGGGTTTTATGTCAGCTTGGGGCTATTGGCTCTGTGCCACCATTGGCATTGTAGGCTACCTCACCGTTGCTTTTGAAGGTTTAGGCGTGTTTACCGACAACCCGAACACCGTGATTTTCGGGCAAGGAAACACCCTCGCCTCTTTTATTGGCTCTTCTATTATTGTGTGGCTGGTTCATGCCCTCATCGCAGGAGGTATCAAAGAGGCTGCCTTTGTAAACTTAATTGCCACTTTTGTGAAAGTCGCCCCGCTCATTCTGTTCATCGGGCTAGGCATTTGGTATTTTGATGTGGAGCTGTTTAATAGTGACGTTAAAGCCACCGCCCTCAATAATAGCGTAGGCGACCAAGTGAAAAGCACAATGTTAATCACCTTATGGGTATTTACCGGTGTGGAAGGGGCATCGGTGCTTTCGGCCCACGCGAAAAAGCGTTCCGACGTGGGGCTGGCAACCGTATTAGGTATTATTATTGCACTTGCTCTTTATGTGGCAATTACCATTCTTTCACTCGGAATTCTGCCACGAGAAACCATCGCCAATATGGCAAATCCGTCAATGGGGCCGTTGCTTGATGCGATGATGGGACCAACCGGTAAGGTAATTATTACTGCCTGTTTAATTGTATCGGTGCTTGCCTCTTACATTAGCTGGACGATGTATTCGGCAGAAGTGCCTTATCGTGGCTCAAAAAACGGGGCTTTCCCGAAAATTTTAGACAAAGTGAATGAAAACGGCACGCCGATTAACTCACTCTGGTTTACCGGCTTTATCGTGCAATTTTGCTTAGTGCTGGTGTTTGTTTTTGAGCAAAGCTATAACACCCTATTGCTGATTTCCACCTCGATGATTTTAATTCCCTATTTCCTGATCGGGGCTTATTTATTCAAATTAGCGACTCAAACCAACGCCGCTTGGTACATTAAACTCACCGGCTTTATCGCCGCCCTTTACGGATTATGGATTGTCTATGCCGCAGGGCTAGAATATTTGCTACTTTCGGTGGTGCTTTATGTACCGGGAATTTTGCTTTTCCTCTACTCCAACTATAAATTCAACGGCAGATTAACCCTTTCAACCGCTGAAAAGGTCATCTTAATCGTGCTACTGGTAATTTTTGGCTATGCCGTGATTGAGCTCCCAGCACTATTAGCAACATAA
- a CDS encoding probable dihydroxyacetone kinase regulator: MLLIYRYLAQKMKKQDPRITRTKEIIQLAFMQILQTRDYSEITVQDILEKANINRSTFYKHYLNKDALATEIIEKLKAESLFPLLEQRFNTPKLEFALKAAPIINALKTTLQTLWKIDTHRVSLKRQIQAEVKKKYIEVVSSQPHSGVTDVEFQGKLFATLSITMMEHIIMSDSPLDPTSVQANLQQVLSYFMLE; encoded by the coding sequence ATGTTGCTTATTTATCGCTATTTGGCTCAAAAAATGAAAAAACAAGACCCAAGAATCACCCGCACCAAAGAGATCATTCAACTTGCCTTTATGCAAATACTGCAAACCCGTGATTATAGTGAGATTACGGTGCAAGATATTTTAGAGAAAGCGAACATTAACCGTTCCACCTTTTATAAGCACTACTTAAATAAAGATGCTCTTGCCACAGAAATTATTGAGAAGCTCAAAGCCGAATCGCTTTTTCCGCTTCTTGAGCAACGTTTTAACACCCCTAAGTTGGAATTTGCCCTCAAAGCTGCTCCTATTATCAACGCACTGAAAACCACCCTGCAAACATTGTGGAAAATTGACACCCATCGAGTAAGCTTAAAACGACAAATTCAAGCAGAAGTAAAAAAGAAATATATTGAGGTGGTTTCAAGCCAACCGCACAGTGGTGTTACTGATGTCGAGTTTCAAGGCAAACTATTTGCCACGCTCTCCATTACTATGATGGAACACATTATTATGTCTGACTCGCCACTCGACCCAACCAGCGTCCAAGCGAATCTTCAACAGGTGCTTTCTTATTTTATGTTGGAATAA
- the amiB gene encoding N-acetylmuramoyl-L-alanine amidase AmiB precursor, whose product MKQVIRFIVFSTLSLFSFSTFAKTIVAIDAGHGGKDPGAIGKNLGILEKSVTLAISKELKALLDADPNFKAVMTRSGDYFIQLPQRTEIARKHRADLLVSIHADSSPRGDSLKGASVWVLSNSRASDEMGKWLEDHEKQSELLGGAGSVLSSNNERYLNQTVLDLQFSHSQRAGYELGKSILAKMSNIAALAKSSPQHASLSVLRSPDIPSVLVETGFLSNSTEEAKLASANYRKQVARAIYNGLVAYRAKNAVAGSSVSKKSDKEDKQNKKEENKKEENKKPTSEKQENNTQSDKTKLKEKGKKEDKKEDSAKTNKKKEQQIKEKTALEKDQKNQPTKSDSQREIKVSNNGYHIVQQDETVYSIARAYGTTPQKISELNNLKNYQITVGKKLKVK is encoded by the coding sequence ATGAAGCAAGTTATCAGATTTATTGTTTTTAGCACATTGAGTTTATTCAGTTTTTCCACATTTGCCAAAACCATTGTGGCGATTGATGCCGGACACGGGGGAAAAGATCCGGGGGCTATTGGTAAAAATCTGGGGATTTTGGAAAAAAGCGTTACCCTTGCAATTTCTAAAGAGCTAAAAGCCTTGTTAGATGCCGATCCTAATTTTAAAGCAGTGATGACACGCTCGGGAGATTATTTTATCCAATTACCGCAACGTACCGAGATTGCCCGTAAGCATCGTGCCGATCTGCTGGTTTCTATTCACGCAGACTCTTCGCCTCGTGGCGATTCCTTGAAAGGGGCTTCGGTTTGGGTACTTTCTAATAGCCGTGCTAGCGATGAAATGGGTAAATGGTTGGAAGACCACGAGAAGCAGTCGGAATTACTTGGCGGGGCTGGTTCGGTGCTTTCAAGTAATAATGAGCGTTATTTAAATCAAACGGTGCTGGATTTGCAATTTTCGCATTCTCAGCGTGCAGGCTATGAATTAGGCAAAAGTATTTTAGCAAAGATGTCGAATATTGCTGCATTGGCAAAATCTTCTCCTCAACACGCTAGTTTAAGTGTTCTGCGTTCGCCGGATATTCCGTCAGTATTGGTAGAAACAGGATTTTTGTCTAACTCAACTGAAGAGGCAAAACTAGCCAGTGCAAATTATCGTAAACAAGTTGCTCGGGCTATTTATAATGGATTAGTCGCTTATCGGGCAAAAAATGCAGTTGCTGGCTCTTCAGTCAGTAAAAAATCAGACAAAGAAGATAAGCAAAATAAGAAAGAGGAAAATAAAAAAGAGGAAAATAAAAAGCCTACTTCTGAAAAACAAGAGAACAATACGCAATCAGATAAGACAAAATTGAAAGAAAAGGGCAAAAAAGAGGATAAAAAAGAAGATTCGGCTAAAACCAATAAGAAAAAAGAGCAGCAAATAAAAGAAAAAACGGCTCTTGAGAAAGATCAAAAAAATCAGCCTACAAAATCAGACTCTCAAAGAGAAATTAAGGTGTCTAACAATGGCTACCATATTGTTCAGCAAGACGAAACTGTATATTCGATTGCTCGAGCTTATGGTACTACACCACAAAAAATTAGTGAGCTGAATAACCTGAAAAATTATCAGATCACGGTAGGTAAAAAATTGAAGGTGAAATAA
- the mmuM gene encoding Homocysteine S-methyltransferase yields the protein MPITILDGGMSRELMRRNAPFHQPEWSAAALYEGPHFVQAVHEDFIAHGAEVITTDSYAVVPFHIGEKRFAADGKMLADLAGRLAKQAVKNSGNIATQIAGSLPPMFGSYRADLIQMERFAEVAQPLIDGLSPYVDIWLCETQSAIIEPISIKALLPKDNRPLWVSFTLTDDEPTTEPQLRSGESVKQAVEEMVKLGVQAILFNCCQPEVIGEALSVTQKTLAELKATHIRTGAYANAFAPQPKDATANDGLDEVRQDLTPEAYLGWAKKWTEQGATIIGGCCGIGVEYIETLAKNLK from the coding sequence ATGCCCATCACGATACTAGACGGCGGAATGAGCCGTGAATTAATGCGTCGCAATGCCCCATTTCATCAACCGGAATGGTCTGCCGCCGCCCTTTATGAAGGCCCGCATTTTGTGCAAGCGGTACACGAAGATTTTATCGCTCACGGTGCGGAAGTGATTACCACCGACAGCTATGCGGTTGTGCCGTTTCACATTGGCGAAAAACGCTTTGCGGCAGACGGCAAAATGCTTGCCGATTTGGCCGGTCGCCTTGCCAAACAAGCGGTCAAAAATTCAGGAAATATTGCAACTCAAATTGCCGGCTCTCTCCCGCCGATGTTTGGCTCGTATCGTGCCGATTTAATTCAAATGGAACGCTTTGCTGAAGTCGCTCAGCCTTTAATTGACGGGCTTTCGCCTTATGTGGATATTTGGCTTTGCGAAACCCAAAGTGCGATTATTGAGCCGATTTCCATCAAAGCATTATTGCCGAAAGACAACCGCCCGCTTTGGGTCTCTTTTACCCTCACCGATGATGAACCAACCACCGAGCCACAACTTCGCTCGGGCGAAAGCGTTAAACAAGCAGTCGAAGAAATGGTGAAGTTAGGTGTACAAGCGATTTTATTTAACTGCTGTCAGCCTGAAGTGATCGGCGAGGCGTTAAGCGTGACCCAAAAAACTTTAGCCGAATTAAAAGCTACCCATATTCGCACTGGAGCTTATGCCAACGCCTTTGCTCCACAACCAAAAGATGCCACCGCCAATGACGGTTTAGATGAAGTTCGCCAAGATTTAACCCCGGAGGCTTATTTAGGCTGGGCAAAAAAATGGACGGAACAAGGGGCAACTATTATCGGTGGCTGCTGCGGCATTGGGGTTGAGTATATTGAAACGCTGGCAAAAAATTTAAAATAA
- the ybhF gene encoding Uncharacterized ABC transporter ATP-binding protein YbhF gives MTELAVKIGDLRHTYGNTVAVDNVSLEIPKGRTVGLIGPDGVGKSTLLSLIAGVKVLQQGQVSVFGLDVSKKQDREQLTHKIAFMPQGLGKNLYLTLSIYENIDFHARMFGLSPSQRKARIQRLLKATGLLPFADRPAGKLSGGMKQKLSLCCALVHSPELLILDEPTTGVDPLSRRQFWELVEALRAETPDMTVIIATAYIDEAEGFEYVLAIDDGKLIVDKPTKEVITQTHSQNLEQAYIKLLPEEKRGAVEGLFIPPFTPPENEEPVIVAEGLTKKFGDFVSVDNVSFVIPKGEIFGFLGSNGCGKSTTMKMLTGLLEPTEGSALLLGQPIDAGNIDTRKRVGYMSQAFSLYEELTVRENLELHAKLYQIPRSEWPRYVNDAMNQFDLTHLADRKPLALPLGIRQRLQLAAACLHRPEVLILDEPTSGVDPAARDMFWEYLIKLSREDRITIFVTTHFMNEAARYDRISFMHRGKVLGVGTPEELRLGKNAKTLEQAFIIYLEEQADEVTAPSAENQAEQVENQPLQAVKNSQNFANGLSVIWTFAVREGKELLRDNIRLLFALLGPLIMLLAMGASISFDIKPLNFAVLDHDNSSESRKLIEAFSGSPYFIRQENLYSIDEINHRLQTGKAKLILEIPNDFGRDLLAQRTPEIGIFIDGAFPITAENLQGSAKGAIGQYIQEMLRKNGISANIRSATEPRMIYNQDFKSVFAMTPGIIMLAMMLVPPMMTALSVVREKEMGTIMNLYGSPASQFQFLLGKQLPYIALSFISYLIMVLAAIFVFGVPIKGSVAAMFLGVLLAICASTGFGLLVSSFVKSQVAAIFAAAIISMVPTINFSGMMYPVSRLDQNVQLVTKIFPGSWFQQISLGGFTKGLGFTDFIQPYVALIAIYVVYLTLATFALKKQEK, from the coding sequence ATGACTGAACTTGCGGTTAAAATTGGCGATCTTCGGCATACTTATGGCAATACGGTTGCGGTAGATAATGTTTCTCTGGAAATTCCCAAAGGCAGAACAGTTGGGCTTATCGGGCCAGACGGGGTAGGAAAATCAACTCTACTTTCCTTAATTGCAGGGGTGAAAGTATTGCAACAGGGGCAGGTTTCGGTGTTTGGCTTGGATGTGTCTAAAAAGCAGGATCGGGAGCAACTTACCCATAAAATTGCATTTATGCCGCAAGGATTAGGCAAAAACCTCTATCTTACGCTGTCGATTTATGAAAATATTGATTTTCACGCCCGAATGTTCGGTTTATCGCCAAGCCAACGCAAAGCCCGCATTCAGCGTTTGCTGAAAGCCACAGGGCTGTTGCCTTTTGCCGATCGCCCTGCCGGTAAACTTTCAGGAGGAATGAAGCAAAAACTCAGCCTATGTTGTGCTTTGGTGCATAGTCCGGAATTACTGATTTTAGATGAACCTACCACTGGGGTTGACCCACTTTCCCGCCGCCAATTTTGGGAGTTGGTGGAAGCATTGCGGGCAGAAACGCCTGATATGACCGTGATTATCGCCACCGCCTATATTGATGAGGCAGAAGGCTTTGAATATGTGCTGGCAATAGATGATGGCAAGCTGATTGTCGATAAGCCCACCAAAGAGGTAATTACTCAAACCCATAGCCAAAATTTAGAGCAGGCCTACATTAAATTATTGCCGGAAGAAAAACGAGGAGCGGTAGAAGGCTTATTTATTCCACCTTTTACCCCGCCGGAAAATGAAGAACCTGTGATTGTGGCAGAAGGCTTGACCAAGAAATTCGGTGATTTTGTCTCGGTCGATAACGTCAGTTTTGTGATCCCCAAAGGGGAAATTTTCGGCTTTTTAGGCTCAAATGGCTGTGGTAAATCTACCACGATGAAAATGCTGACCGGTTTACTTGAACCCACAGAAGGCTCGGCATTGTTGCTTGGTCAGCCGATTGATGCAGGAAATATCGACACCCGCAAAAGGGTGGGCTATATGTCACAAGCCTTTTCCTTGTATGAGGAGCTGACAGTTCGAGAAAACCTTGAACTACACGCCAAGCTTTATCAAATCCCTCGCAGTGAGTGGCCTCGCTATGTAAATGATGCGATGAATCAGTTTGATTTAACCCATTTAGCTGATAGAAAACCGCTTGCGTTGCCGCTCGGCATTCGCCAACGCCTGCAATTAGCTGCAGCCTGTTTACACCGACCGGAAGTGTTGATTTTAGATGAACCAACCTCAGGGGTTGACCCGGCGGCTAGGGATATGTTTTGGGAATATTTAATTAAATTATCGCGAGAAGATCGCATTACGATTTTCGTCACGACCCATTTTATGAATGAGGCTGCTCGTTACGACCGTATCTCTTTTATGCACAGAGGTAAAGTGCTTGGCGTTGGCACGCCTGAAGAATTAAGGTTAGGTAAAAATGCCAAAACGCTTGAACAAGCCTTTATTATCTATTTGGAAGAGCAAGCCGATGAGGTAACAGCACCTTCGGCAGAAAATCAGGCTGAACAAGTTGAAAATCAACCGTTACAAGCGGTCAAAAATTCACAAAATTTTGCAAATGGCTTAAGTGTGATCTGGACATTTGCCGTGCGTGAGGGCAAAGAGCTGTTAAGGGATAATATTCGCTTATTATTTGCGTTGCTCGGTCCGTTAATTATGTTATTGGCAATGGGAGCTAGTATTTCATTTGATATTAAACCGCTTAATTTTGCCGTACTTGACCACGACAACAGCTCGGAAAGCCGCAAACTGATTGAAGCCTTTTCCGGTTCGCCTTATTTTATTCGTCAGGAAAATCTCTACTCCATTGATGAGATAAACCACCGCTTGCAAACCGGTAAGGCGAAATTGATTTTAGAAATTCCGAACGATTTCGGGCGGGATTTATTAGCACAACGTACACCGGAAATCGGCATTTTTATTGATGGGGCTTTCCCGATTACAGCCGAAAATTTACAAGGCTCAGCGAAGGGAGCGATTGGGCAGTATATTCAAGAAATGCTAAGAAAAAACGGCATTAGTGCCAATATACGCTCTGCCACCGAGCCAAGAATGATTTATAACCAAGATTTCAAAAGCGTATTTGCTATGACGCCCGGTATCATTATGTTGGCAATGATGCTAGTGCCACCGATGATGACCGCTCTCAGTGTAGTGAGAGAGAAAGAGATGGGAACGATTATGAATCTTTATGGCTCGCCGGCGTCTCAATTTCAGTTTTTGCTGGGAAAACAGTTACCTTATATCGCTCTTTCTTTTATCAGCTATTTAATTATGGTGCTGGCAGCAATTTTTGTTTTCGGTGTGCCGATTAAAGGCTCGGTAGCGGCGATGTTTTTAGGCGTGTTGCTGGCAATTTGTGCTTCTACCGGTTTTGGCTTGCTAGTGTCGAGTTTTGTAAAATCGCAAGTGGCAGCCATATTTGCCGCGGCTATTATTTCAATGGTACCGACCATTAATTTTTCGGGAATGATGTATCCGGTATCACGGCTTGATCAAAATGTGCAGTTAGTGACTAAAATTTTCCCCGGCTCGTGGTTTCAACAAATCAGCTTAGGTGGCTTTACCAAAGGGCTTGGATTTACCGATTTTATTCAGCCTTATGTTGCCTTAATCGCGATTTATGTGGTTTATCTAACCTTAGCGACCTTTGCGTTGAAAAAACAGGAGAAATAA
- a CDS encoding Uncharacterized conserved protein has product MQTYQHKALCRVRTITLFLSLTKDKLQWETALNAAKAEFDLLVPAIQTQGYHIQSIRIVTNSFGEYLDLTNIETAKQDLAYLKQLLTQLNDSGLRIRFAIGEAKTPRELALLPELILNYGDLSNACVNIEPDEFGILDNETILQSAQIIKQIAEITPRGEGNFNFTVNFNCKPFIPYFPASYHSSKLPNSFVIGLETPDLLVAVLKELKASPHNDFYRQCYETMSQALQYHIDEVLEAVKSVQHKLQFAFAGIDSSAAPSKNCASMTEVYELMGVPFFGAAGTVEASSLLTKVFKSIKNVPLVGFSGLMLAVTEDLGLAAGTHKAQFDIRALLTYSAVCGIGLDTVPISNEATVEQIAALMRDTGTMAFRLNKPLTVRLFPIPNKSAGEVTEFESDDLCNCRILAVP; this is encoded by the coding sequence ATGCAAACTTATCAACATAAAGCCCTTTGTCGGGTAAGAACCATTACCCTTTTTCTGAGTTTAACCAAAGATAAATTGCAGTGGGAAACGGCATTAAATGCGGCAAAAGCGGAATTTGATCTGTTAGTTCCAGCCATTCAAACACAAGGTTACCACATACAATCGATTCGGATTGTCACCAACAGTTTTGGGGAATACCTTGATCTCACCAATATTGAAACAGCGAAACAGGATTTAGCCTACCTTAAACAGCTATTAACCCAACTTAACGATAGCGGTTTACGCATTCGCTTTGCCATTGGTGAGGCAAAAACACCCCGCGAATTAGCATTACTGCCTGAGCTGATTTTAAATTATGGTGATTTATCTAACGCTTGTGTCAATATTGAACCCGATGAATTTGGGATTTTAGACAATGAAACCATTTTACAATCTGCTCAGATTATCAAACAAATCGCTGAAATTACCCCAAGAGGTGAAGGCAATTTTAATTTTACGGTGAATTTTAACTGTAAACCTTTTATTCCTTATTTTCCGGCAAGCTATCATTCAAGCAAGCTCCCTAACAGTTTTGTGATAGGTCTAGAAACACCGGATCTATTAGTTGCGGTACTAAAAGAGCTGAAAGCCAGTCCACATAACGACTTTTATCGCCAATGTTATGAAACGATGTCTCAAGCCTTACAATATCACATTGATGAAGTCCTCGAAGCAGTGAAATCGGTGCAACACAAATTACAATTTGCCTTTGCTGGCATTGATAGTTCTGCTGCTCCGTCAAAAAACTGTGCCTCAATGACAGAAGTTTATGAATTAATGGGCGTACCATTTTTTGGGGCAGCCGGAACAGTAGAAGCCTCTTCACTTCTGACAAAAGTCTTTAAATCTATCAAAAATGTACCGCTTGTCGGTTTTTCAGGTTTAATGTTGGCAGTAACCGAAGATTTAGGCTTAGCCGCAGGCACACACAAAGCCCAATTCGACATTCGTGCTTTACTAACTTATAGTGCTGTTTGTGGCATTGGGTTAGATACCGTACCGATTTCCAATGAAGCCACTGTTGAACAAATTGCCGCATTAATGCGAGATACCGGCACAATGGCATTTAGACTAAATAAACCGCTTACAGTACGTTTATTTCCAATTCCGAATAAGAGTGCTGGGGAAGTGACTGAATTTGAAAGTGATGATTTATGTAACTGCCGAATTTTAGCCGTACCTTAA